One part of the Sphingopyxis sp. PAMC25046 genome encodes these proteins:
- a CDS encoding VOC family protein — protein MYSHNMVGSNDIEASKKFYDATFQAIGGKPAITDDKGRLIYIHNGGLFLVGTPIDGQPATIGNGCTIGFAMDGPEQAKAWHDAGVANGGTSIEDPPGVREGGFGAMYLAYLRDPSGNKLCALHRM, from the coding sequence ATGTACAGTCACAATATGGTCGGATCGAACGACATCGAGGCGTCGAAGAAATTCTATGACGCGACCTTTCAGGCGATCGGCGGGAAGCCCGCGATCACCGACGACAAGGGCCGCCTGATCTATATTCACAACGGCGGGCTGTTCCTCGTCGGAACGCCGATCGACGGCCAGCCCGCGACCATCGGGAACGGCTGCACGATCGGGTTTGCGATGGACGGCCCCGAGCAGGCGAAGGCATGGCACGATGCGGGAGTTGCCAATGGCGGCACCTCGATCGAAGACCCGCCGGGGGTGCGCGAAGGCGGTTTCGGCGCGATGTATCTCGCTTATCTGCGCGACCCGTCGGGTAACAAGCTCTGCGCGCTCCATCGGATGTAA
- a CDS encoding GreA/GreB family elongation factor: MSVAFRRESDDEHKEPEFEWPIPVGANLVTPRGLRLLGEEVARLETAIAAETGDDARKKLQRRLRYLHTRQATAEVQAPPGDNVVGIGSRVRYALNGAERAVTIVGHDEADPAAGHIAFTAPLGRALMGAEAGDMVAFQGRDDAIEILAAAADPEVMA, encoded by the coding sequence ATGAGCGTAGCCTTTCGCCGCGAGAGCGACGACGAACATAAAGAACCCGAGTTCGAATGGCCGATTCCGGTCGGCGCCAATCTCGTGACCCCACGCGGCCTCCGCCTGCTCGGCGAGGAGGTGGCGCGCCTCGAAACCGCGATCGCAGCCGAAACCGGCGACGACGCGCGCAAGAAATTGCAGCGCCGCCTTCGCTATCTCCATACGCGTCAGGCGACCGCGGAGGTGCAGGCGCCGCCTGGCGACAATGTCGTCGGCATCGGCAGCCGCGTCCGCTATGCGTTGAATGGCGCCGAACGCGCGGTCACGATCGTCGGCCATGACGAGGCCGATCCCGCCGCGGGCCATATCGCCTTCACCGCGCCGCTCGGCCGCGCCTTGATGGGTGCCGAGGCCGGCGACATGGTCGCATTTCAGGGGCGCGACGATGCGATCGAGATTCTCGCCGCCGCCGCCGATCCGGAGGTGATGGCATGA
- a CDS encoding DEAD/DEAH box helicase has translation MAFEHLSPVLADALTARGYEALTPVQAQVSEEAAKGRDLLVSAQTGSGKTVAFGLAMADELLEDGRLPFATAPLALIVAPTRELALQVSRELGWLYAKAGARIATCVGGMDASRERRNLNQGVHIVVGTPGRLRDHLERGALDLEALRVAVLDEADEMLDMGFRDDLEEILDGTPDTRRTLLFSATLPKPIVQLAKRYQRDALRISTVGEDRGHGDIAYQAVTVAPADIEGAVINLLRLHEAETAMLFCATRDNVRRLHASLIERGFAAVALSGEHSQNERNHALQALRDRRARVCVATDVAARGIDLPTLSLVIHVEIPRDAETLQHRSGRTGRAGKKGTAVIIVPYPRRRRVDGMLRGARINAEWMDAPTAADVRQKDQERLIEKLLAPVEHEPEDLELAARLMAERSPEDIAASLVRAHRALMPPPEDLLDNGPRGRERPERGERFERPERGGGDRRDGFEDSVWFRLNIGRHQNADPRWILPLLCRRGHVSKNEIGAIRIGPKETMFNIPRAIADRFAEAVVRTANQDGEDDSGVSITPAPDGPTYPPRRDKGPRDAGPRGAPGGHRAGPRGPRGPGGPGGNERYKPKPYGQRSPRRPK, from the coding sequence ATGGCTTTCGAACATCTCTCGCCCGTCCTTGCGGACGCCCTCACCGCGCGCGGCTATGAAGCGCTTACTCCCGTCCAGGCGCAGGTTAGCGAAGAGGCGGCAAAGGGCCGCGACCTGCTCGTTTCGGCGCAGACCGGCTCGGGCAAGACCGTCGCTTTCGGCCTCGCGATGGCGGACGAACTGCTCGAAGACGGCCGCCTGCCCTTCGCGACCGCGCCGCTTGCGCTGATCGTCGCGCCGACGCGCGAACTCGCGCTGCAGGTCAGCCGCGAACTCGGCTGGCTCTATGCCAAGGCCGGCGCGCGCATCGCGACCTGCGTCGGCGGCATGGATGCGAGCCGCGAGCGCCGCAACCTCAACCAGGGCGTGCATATCGTCGTCGGCACCCCCGGGCGCCTGCGCGACCATCTCGAACGCGGTGCACTCGACCTCGAAGCGCTGCGCGTCGCGGTGCTCGACGAGGCCGACGAAATGCTCGACATGGGGTTCCGCGACGATCTCGAGGAAATCCTCGACGGCACCCCCGATACGCGCCGCACACTTCTCTTCTCGGCGACGCTTCCGAAGCCGATCGTCCAGCTCGCCAAGCGTTACCAGCGCGATGCGCTGCGCATATCAACCGTCGGCGAAGACCGCGGCCATGGCGACATCGCCTATCAGGCGGTGACCGTCGCCCCCGCCGACATCGAAGGCGCGGTGATCAACCTGCTGCGCCTGCACGAAGCCGAGACCGCGATGCTCTTCTGCGCGACGCGCGACAATGTCCGCCGCCTGCACGCGAGCCTGATCGAGCGCGGTTTCGCCGCCGTCGCGCTGTCGGGCGAGCATAGCCAGAACGAGCGCAACCACGCGCTACAGGCGCTGCGCGACCGCCGGGCCAGAGTCTGCGTCGCGACCGACGTCGCCGCGCGCGGCATCGACCTGCCGACGCTCAGCCTCGTCATCCATGTCGAAATTCCGCGCGATGCCGAAACGCTTCAGCACCGTTCGGGCCGCACCGGCCGCGCTGGCAAAAAGGGCACCGCGGTCATCATCGTCCCCTATCCGCGCCGCCGCCGCGTCGACGGCATGCTGCGCGGCGCGCGGATCAACGCTGAATGGATGGACGCGCCGACCGCCGCCGACGTCCGCCAAAAGGATCAGGAACGGCTGATCGAAAAGCTGCTCGCACCCGTCGAGCATGAGCCCGAGGATCTGGAACTCGCCGCGCGGCTGATGGCCGAGCGCAGCCCCGAGGACATCGCGGCCTCGCTCGTCCGCGCGCACCGCGCGCTGATGCCGCCGCCCGAGGATCTGCTCGACAACGGCCCGCGCGGCCGCGAGCGTCCCGAACGCGGTGAGCGTTTTGAACGCCCTGAACGCGGCGGCGGCGACCGCCGCGACGGCTTCGAGGACAGCGTCTGGTTCCGCCTCAATATCGGCCGCCACCAGAATGCCGATCCGCGCTGGATCCTGCCCCTGCTCTGCCGCCGCGGCCATGTGAGCAAGAACGAGATCGGCGCGATCCGCATCGGGCCAAAGGAAACGATGTTCAACATCCCGCGCGCGATCGCCGACCGCTTCGCCGAAGCCGTGGTTCGCACCGCGAACCAGGACGGCGAGGACGACAGCGGCGTGTCGATTACGCCCGCGCCCGACGGCCCGACCTATCCGCCGCGCCGCGACAAAGGCCCACGCGACGCTGGACCGCGCGGCGCACCGGGCGGCCATCGTGCAGGTCCACGTGGACCGCGTGGCCCGGGCGGCCCCGGCGGCAACGAACGCTACAAGCCCAAGCCCTACGGCCAGCGCAGCCCGCGTCGCCCCAAATGA
- a CDS encoding prolyl-tRNA synthetase associated domain-containing protein gives MRGEAGLLADLGALAIPFAAYEHEAVFTVAESDAVNAAIPGAHTKNLFLKDNGGAFWLVTVPGASRVDLKALPAAIGSKRVSFGKADDMERLLGISPGSVTPLAAINAVPGSITVVLDEALAAAGTVNVHPLRNTATFGLPGATILDLLRHWGHRPLVAPIPVQDPA, from the coding sequence ATGCGCGGCGAAGCGGGATTGCTGGCGGACCTTGGCGCGCTCGCCATCCCCTTCGCCGCCTATGAGCATGAAGCGGTGTTCACCGTCGCCGAGAGCGATGCGGTGAACGCCGCGATCCCGGGCGCGCATACCAAGAATCTGTTCCTCAAGGACAATGGTGGCGCCTTTTGGCTCGTCACCGTCCCCGGCGCGTCGCGCGTCGACCTGAAGGCGCTGCCCGCCGCAATTGGCAGCAAGCGGGTGAGCTTCGGCAAGGCCGACGATATGGAGCGCCTGCTCGGCATCTCGCCGGGCTCGGTAACCCCGCTCGCCGCGATCAATGCGGTGCCGGGAAGTATCACCGTCGTGCTCGACGAAGCGCTGGCTGCGGCGGGAACGGTGAACGTCCATCCGCTCCGCAATACCGCGACGTTCGGGCTGCCGGGCGCAACGATCCTCGATTTGCTGCGTCATTGGGGACATCGGCCACTTGTCGCGCCCATTCCCGTTCAGGACCCCGCATGA
- a CDS encoding VOC family protein: MFSHVALGSNDIAASKRFYDAILGAFGATEGVIDERGRLIYMHAGGRLIVTHPVNGEAAVCGNGHTLGFLAPSTDAVDAWHAAGVANGGTTAEDPPGIRHATEGRVVYLAYLRDPAGNKLCATHKISG, from the coding sequence ATGTTCAGCCATGTGGCGCTGGGGTCGAACGACATCGCAGCGAGCAAGCGGTTTTACGACGCAATTCTGGGCGCGTTCGGTGCGACCGAGGGCGTGATCGACGAGCGCGGGCGACTGATCTACATGCACGCGGGAGGCCGGCTGATCGTCACGCATCCGGTCAACGGCGAGGCCGCGGTGTGCGGTAACGGGCATACGCTGGGGTTCCTTGCGCCCTCGACCGATGCGGTCGACGCCTGGCACGCCGCGGGGGTCGCGAACGGCGGGACGACGGCCGAAGACCCGCCGGGTATTCGCCACGCCACCGAAGGGCGTGTCGTTTACCTCGCCTATCTGCGCGATCCCGCCGGCAACAAGCTGTGCGCGACGCACAAGATTTCGGGCTGA
- the purU gene encoding formyltetrahydrofolate deformylase produces the protein MADDRAPAYVLTFSCVDAVGIVAAVTGLLAERDGFILDSQQYADLDSGRFFMRVEFRGEGPRFPAGLAGVQNAFAPIVERFRMDARISDRTAKPRFVIAVSQGSHCLNDLLHRWSTGNLAIDIVGVVSNHEAQRRLSEWHGVPFHYLPVRDANRAEQEAAILDVMARGGAEYLVLARYMQVLSQDLSAQLAGRCINIHHSFLPGFKGAKPYHRAHERGVKLIGATAHFVTSDLDEGPIIEQAVERVDHRDGVEELIRIGRDTEAQVLARAVRWVAEQRVLIDGRKTVVFR, from the coding sequence ATGGCGGACGATCGCGCACCCGCCTATGTGCTGACTTTTAGTTGCGTCGACGCGGTCGGGATCGTCGCGGCGGTGACGGGGCTGCTCGCGGAACGCGACGGCTTTATCCTCGATAGCCAGCAATATGCCGATCTCGATTCGGGTCGCTTCTTCATGCGCGTCGAGTTTCGCGGCGAAGGGCCGCGCTTTCCCGCGGGACTGGCGGGGGTGCAGAACGCCTTCGCGCCGATCGTCGAGCGGTTCCGGATGGACGCACGGATCAGCGACCGCACCGCCAAGCCGCGCTTTGTGATCGCGGTGTCCCAGGGCAGCCATTGCCTCAATGACCTGCTCCACCGCTGGTCGACGGGCAATCTCGCGATCGACATCGTCGGCGTGGTGTCGAATCATGAGGCGCAGCGGCGGCTCTCCGAATGGCACGGCGTGCCCTTTCACTATCTGCCGGTCAGGGACGCCAACCGCGCCGAACAGGAGGCCGCGATCCTCGACGTGATGGCGCGCGGCGGGGCCGAATATCTGGTGCTCGCGCGCTATATGCAGGTGCTGTCGCAGGATCTGTCGGCGCAGCTCGCGGGCCGCTGCATCAACATCCATCACAGCTTCCTGCCCGGCTTCAAGGGCGCCAAGCCTTATCACCGCGCGCACGAGCGCGGGGTCAAGCTGATCGGCGCGACCGCGCATTTCGTGACGAGCGACCTCGACGAGGGGCCGATCATCGAACAGGCGGTCGAGCGCGTCGATCACCGCGACGGGGTCGAAGAACTGATCCGCATCGGCCGCGATACCGAGGCGCAGGTGCTCGCGCGGGCGGTGCGCTGGGTCGCCGAACAGCGGGTGTTGATCGACGGGCGCAAGACGGTGGTGTTCCGCTAA
- a CDS encoding head GIN domain-containing protein, with the protein MRNWTMAALPLALAMTVTACSAEVTSDGKNGRRTVDAGPVTTQSFDLTGFTGVKVAGPDDVTIRRGDAFSISAKGPKAVIDELEIELDGDMLSIGRKNSDFSFRGGDNDVDIAITMPALREVRLTGSGEIDADAVDGDAVEAVVTGSGDLKVGTLNGKSAKVAVSGSGDIEIGGGTIGSGDFGVTGSGNIAAGGLAATTLDVSITGSGDVDAKASGSADIAILGSGDATIGGGGKCSTRTMGSGTATCN; encoded by the coding sequence ATGCGTAACTGGACGATGGCGGCGCTGCCGCTGGCTCTCGCGATGACCGTCACGGCGTGCAGCGCCGAAGTGACGAGCGACGGCAAGAACGGACGGCGCACGGTTGATGCGGGGCCGGTGACCACGCAGAGCTTCGACCTCACGGGCTTCACCGGCGTCAAGGTCGCGGGTCCCGACGATGTCACCATTCGCCGCGGCGACGCTTTTTCGATCAGCGCCAAGGGACCGAAAGCCGTCATCGACGAGCTCGAAATCGAACTCGACGGCGACATGCTGTCCATCGGGCGCAAGAATTCGGACTTCAGCTTCCGCGGCGGCGACAATGATGTCGACATCGCGATCACCATGCCGGCGCTCCGCGAGGTGCGGCTGACCGGGTCGGGCGAGATCGACGCCGATGCGGTCGACGGCGACGCGGTCGAGGCGGTGGTCACCGGTTCGGGCGACCTCAAGGTGGGGACGCTGAACGGCAAGAGCGCTAAGGTCGCCGTGTCGGGTTCGGGCGATATCGAAATCGGCGGCGGAACGATCGGATCGGGTGATTTCGGGGTTACAGGATCGGGCAACATCGCAGCGGGTGGGCTCGCGGCGACGACGCTCGATGTGTCGATCACCGGATCGGGCGACGTCGACGCGAAAGCGAGCGGCAGCGCCGACATCGCGATCCTGGGATCGGGCGATGCGACGATCGGCGGCGGCGGCAAATGTTCGACGCGCACGATGGGTTCGGGCACCGCGACCTGTAACTAG
- a CDS encoding NAD(P)/FAD-dependent oxidoreductase gives MTAFDYDAIVLGAGAAGLMCAAVAGQRGRRVLLLDHADQVGKKILISGGGRCNFTNIYSAPDRYISANPHFAKSALARYTAADFIELVNAYGIAHHEKTLGQLFCDGSAKQIVAMLLDECAKGAVDVRCGQPVREVTHGDGGFRVSFGDQPFTAANLVIATGGPSIPKMGATGFAYDLARRFALKVVEPRPALVPLTLGGDDVLFRDLSGVATPVEARAGKASFREAALFTHKGLSGPAILQVSSYWRHGEPVTIDFLPDAAPGWLLEAKRSRPRATLASALALPDRLAQTLADRLALPGELGALTDRKLADAEARLKRWPFHPNGTEGFAKAEVTVGGISTANLSSQTMMAKSVPGLYAVGEAVDVTGWLGGYNFQWAWASGYAAGQAL, from the coding sequence ATGACCGCTTTCGATTATGACGCCATCGTGCTGGGTGCCGGCGCGGCCGGGCTGATGTGCGCCGCGGTCGCGGGGCAAAGGGGGCGGCGCGTCCTGCTGCTCGACCATGCCGACCAGGTGGGCAAGAAAATCCTGATCTCGGGCGGCGGGCGGTGCAATTTCACCAACATATATAGCGCGCCCGACCGTTATATCTCGGCGAATCCGCATTTCGCCAAATCGGCGCTCGCGCGCTATACCGCCGCCGATTTCATCGAGCTGGTGAACGCTTACGGGATCGCGCATCACGAAAAGACGCTCGGCCAGCTTTTTTGCGACGGCTCGGCAAAGCAGATCGTCGCGATGCTGCTGGACGAATGCGCGAAGGGCGCGGTCGATGTCCGCTGCGGCCAGCCGGTGCGCGAGGTGACGCATGGCGATGGCGGCTTCCGCGTGAGTTTCGGCGACCAGCCCTTTACCGCCGCCAACCTCGTCATTGCGACCGGCGGGCCGTCGATCCCGAAAATGGGCGCCACCGGCTTCGCCTACGATCTCGCGCGCCGGTTCGCGCTAAAGGTCGTCGAGCCGCGCCCCGCGCTCGTCCCGCTGACGTTGGGCGGCGACGATGTACTGTTCCGCGACCTGTCGGGGGTCGCGACCCCGGTCGAAGCTCGCGCGGGCAAGGCAAGCTTCCGCGAAGCCGCGCTGTTCACGCATAAGGGTCTTTCGGGCCCGGCGATCCTTCAGGTCAGCAGCTATTGGCGGCATGGCGAACCGGTGACGATCGACTTCCTTCCCGATGCGGCGCCGGGCTGGCTGCTCGAAGCCAAGCGCTCTCGCCCACGGGCGACGCTGGCTTCGGCGCTCGCGCTTCCCGACCGGCTCGCCCAGACGCTGGCCGACCGCCTCGCGCTTCCCGGCGAACTCGGCGCGCTCACCGACCGCAAGCTCGCCGACGCCGAGGCGCGCCTCAAGCGCTGGCCGTTCCACCCCAACGGCACCGAGGGTTTCGCGAAGGCCGAGGTCACCGTGGGCGGGATTTCGACTGCAAACCTGTCCTCGCAAACAATGATGGCCAAAAGCGTTCCCGGCCTGTATGCGGTCGGCGAAGCCGTGGACGTCACCGGATGGCTGGGCGGCTATAATTTTCAATGGGCCTGGGCCAGCGGATACGCAGCGGGTCAGGCCCTTTAG
- the fghA gene encoding S-formylglutathione hydrolase yields MTIETLSTVRSHGGTQGVYKHASTTTGTDMTFAVFVPDHDGGAKLPVLWYLSGLTCTHANVMEKGEYRAACAEHGVIFIAPDTSPRGEDVPDDPDAAYDFGLGAGFYVDATAEPWAKHYRMRSYVEDELPSLVLRNFASADLTRQGITGHSMGGHGALTIGLRNQDRFRSVSAFSPIVAPSQCPWGEKALGGYLGGDREDWHAYDACALLDQGLRVPDLLVDQGEADNFLAEQLKTGLLVEACERNGQKADIRMQPGYDHSYFFISTFMAEHVAWHAERLKA; encoded by the coding sequence ATGACCATCGAAACCCTTTCCACCGTTCGCAGCCATGGAGGCACGCAAGGCGTCTACAAGCATGCGAGCACGACCACCGGCACCGACATGACCTTCGCGGTCTTCGTCCCCGACCATGACGGCGGCGCGAAGCTGCCGGTGTTATGGTATCTGTCGGGGCTGACCTGCACCCACGCCAATGTGATGGAGAAGGGCGAATATCGCGCGGCCTGCGCCGAACATGGCGTGATCTTCATCGCGCCCGACACGTCGCCCCGTGGTGAGGATGTGCCGGACGATCCCGATGCGGCCTATGATTTCGGACTCGGCGCGGGCTTTTATGTCGATGCGACCGCCGAGCCGTGGGCGAAACATTACCGAATGCGCTCGTACGTCGAGGACGAACTGCCGTCGCTGGTGCTGCGCAATTTCGCGAGCGCCGACCTGACGCGGCAGGGCATCACCGGCCACTCGATGGGCGGACATGGCGCGCTCACGATCGGCCTTCGCAATCAGGACCGTTTCCGCTCGGTGTCGGCCTTTTCGCCGATCGTCGCGCCGTCGCAATGCCCGTGGGGCGAAAAGGCGCTCGGCGGCTATCTCGGCGGCGACCGCGAGGATTGGCACGCCTATGATGCGTGCGCGCTGCTCGATCAGGGGCTGCGTGTGCCCGACCTGCTCGTCGATCAGGGCGAGGCCGACAATTTTCTTGCCGAACAGCTCAAGACCGGATTGCTGGTCGAAGCGTGCGAGCGGAACGGGCAAAAGGCCGATATCCGCATGCAGCCGGGCTATGACCACAGTTATTTCTTCATCTCGACCTTCATGGCCGAGCATGTAGCGTGGCACGCCGAACGGTTGAAGGCGTAA
- a CDS encoding quinone oxidoreductase, with protein MQAIEAFIEKQGGPEVIDWRIVTLADPGPGQVLVRQTAVGLNYIDTYHRDGTYPVELPGGLGVEAAGEVVAIGADVHGLRPGDRVATFGPQRSAYASARIVPASSLFKLPPGIDDETAAAALLKACTVEALVERCAKVEAGMTVLVHAAAGGVGLILVQWLKAIGATVIGTVSTEAKAHAAREAGADHVIRYKQDDVAAHVREITDGQGVPVTFDGIGMATWDVSLRATARRGLIVSYGNAGGPVTGVNLGILAQHGSQFVTRPTLFDYYHLPGERAAGAARVFEMIESGAVKITIGQRYSLEDAARAHADLEAGRTTGSTLLIPEHS; from the coding sequence ATGCAGGCGATTGAGGCTTTCATCGAAAAGCAGGGCGGTCCCGAGGTCATCGACTGGCGCATCGTGACGCTCGCCGATCCCGGCCCCGGACAGGTGCTCGTGCGCCAGACAGCTGTCGGGCTCAACTATATCGACACCTATCACCGCGACGGCACCTATCCGGTCGAGTTGCCCGGCGGGCTCGGCGTCGAGGCGGCGGGCGAGGTGGTCGCGATCGGCGCCGACGTCCACGGCCTCCGCCCCGGGGACCGCGTCGCGACCTTCGGGCCGCAGCGGAGCGCCTATGCGTCAGCGCGGATCGTTCCCGCTTCCTCGCTGTTCAAGCTGCCGCCCGGCATCGACGACGAAACCGCCGCCGCCGCGCTGCTCAAGGCGTGCACGGTCGAAGCGCTCGTCGAACGCTGCGCGAAGGTCGAAGCCGGTATGACGGTGCTCGTCCATGCCGCCGCGGGCGGGGTCGGGCTGATCCTCGTCCAGTGGCTGAAGGCGATCGGCGCGACGGTCATCGGCACCGTCAGCACCGAAGCCAAGGCGCATGCCGCGCGCGAAGCCGGCGCCGACCATGTCATCCGCTACAAGCAGGACGACGTCGCCGCGCACGTCCGCGAAATCACCGACGGACAGGGCGTCCCCGTCACCTTCGACGGCATCGGCATGGCGACCTGGGACGTGTCGCTGCGAGCGACCGCACGGCGCGGACTGATCGTGAGTTACGGCAACGCCGGCGGGCCGGTGACCGGCGTCAACCTTGGCATCCTCGCACAGCATGGGTCGCAGTTCGTGACGCGCCCGACGCTGTTCGATTATTATCACCTGCCCGGCGAACGTGCCGCGGGCGCCGCGCGCGTGTTCGAGATGATCGAGAGCGGCGCGGTGAAGATCACGATCGGCCAGCGTTATTCGCTGGAGGATGCGGCGCGGGCGCATGCCGATCTGGAAGCGGGACGCACGACCGGGTCGACACTGCTGATACCGGAGCACTCTTAG